In the genome of Oncorhynchus clarkii lewisi isolate Uvic-CL-2024 chromosome 4, UVic_Ocla_1.0, whole genome shotgun sequence, one region contains:
- the LOC139407866 gene encoding B2 bradykinin receptor-like: MFLNTTEGLFPTEGPDSKLDWTELDPYNCTNYTAAWDWLSSYQPVFMVLLSVVGVVANGLVLCVFCLQRKPCTVADVYLGNLAAADLVMVSCLPFWAATIANNYHWEFGEPICKLVNVAISMNYYCSVFFLVLVSVDRYLALVRPMFQSRLRRASWAKRICLGIWIMGFLLSLPILVFRRVKYVAKAGVMACVLAYPHPDWEIQRNVTNNVVGFLLPVIVVSYCSRHIVTSLKDGQIRKTPGVRSERMATQLLLTVLTVFLICWTPYQVVRFLDTLDYFQVTPGCLWGHILDITIQLSTYLAYAHSTINPFLYVIVGRQFRKRAKEVFGTMLK, from the coding sequence ATGTTCCTGAACACAACCGAGGGTCTCTTCCCCACTGAGGGCCCAGACTCAAAGCTGGACTGGACCGAGTTGGACCCCTATAACTGCACCAACTACACAGCAGCCTGGGACTGGCTTTCCTCCTACCAGCCGGTCTTCATGGTTCTGCTTAGCGTGGTGGGCGTAGTGGCCAACGGTCTGGTCCTCTGTGTCTTCTGTTTGCAGAGGAAGCCATGCACCGTGGCTGATGTCTACCTGGGCAACTTAGCGGCTGCAGACCTGGTCATGGTGTCCTGTTTACCCTTCTGGGCCGCCACCATCGCTAACAACTACCACTGGGAGTTCGGTGAGCCCATATGCAAGCTGGTCAATGTGGCCATCTCCATGAactattactgtagtgttttcttCCTGGTGCTGGTTAGCGTCGACcgctacctggctctggtccggCCCATGTTCCAAAGCCGACTGCGGAGGGCGTCCTGGGCCAAACGCATCTGCCTGGGGATATGGATCATGGGGTTCCTGCTGAGTCTGCCCATCCTGGTCTTCCGCAGGGTGAAATACGTGGCCAAGGCTGGGGTGATGGCCTGCGTCCTGGCCTACCCCCATCCGGACTGGGAGATCCAGCGCAACGTAACCAATAACGTGGTTGGGTTCCTACTTCCGGTGATAGTGGTGTCGTACTGCAGCCGTCACATCGTGACCAGTCTGAAAGACGGTCAGATCAGAAAAACTCCCGGGGTGAGGTCAGAGAGGATGGCCACACAACTGCTCCTGACTGTCCTCACGGTCTTCCTCATCTGCTGGACGCCCTACCAGGTAGTGCGCTTCCTGGACACGCTGGATTACTTCCAAGTCACGCCAGGATGCCTCTGGGGTCACATTCTGGACATTACCATACAGCTGTCCACCTACCTGGCGTACGCCCACAGCACCATCAACCCCTTCCTGTACGTCATTGTGGGGCGGCAATTCAGGAAGAGGGCAAAAGAAGTGTTCGGGACAATGTTAAAATGA